The segment GTTCCTGTCGTACCAGACGAGCATCCCCGACGCGATCCGCAACGCCGGCCGGCTGATCCAGGCGGGGGCGGAAGGCGTGAAGCTGGAGGGCGGGCGCAGCATGGAGGCGACGATCCGGGCCATCGTTTCCTGCGACATCCCGGTCATGGGGCACATCGGCCTCACCCCCCAGTCGGTCCACCGGATGGGCGGCTACAAGGTGCAGGGGAAGACCGACCCGCAGCGGGAGCGGCTGCTCGACGACGCCGCGGCCGTACAGGAGGCGGGCGCCTTCTCGGTGGTGCTCGAAGGGATCCCCGCCGACCTGGCCTCCGAGATCACCTCCACGCTTTCCATCCCCACCATCGGCATCGGGGCGGGCGTCCACTGCGACGGCCAGGTGCTCGTGATGCAGGACTTCCTCGGGATGTACGCCGATTTCAAGCCGAAGTTCGTCAAGCAGTTCGGGAAGCTGCGCCAGCCGATCGCCGACGCCGCCAACGCCTTCGCCCGCGAGGTCCGCGACGGGACGTTCCCGGGCCCCGATCACTCTTTCTGATGGAACTTCTGCGCACCCCCGCCGAGATGCGCGCCTGGTCCGACGCCCGCCGCGCCGCCGGCGCCCGGATCGGGCTGGTCCCCACGATGGGATACCTGCACGCGGGGCACATCAGCCTGGTGCATGCCGCCTCCGCCCGCGGCTGCGACGCCGTCGTCGCCTCCATCTTCGTCAACCCGGCGCAGTTCGGACCCGGCGAGGACTACGAGAAGTACCCGCGCAACGAGGCGGGCGACCTGGCGATGCTTGAAGCCGCCGGCGTCTCCGCCGTCTACCTGCCGTCCGCCGCCGACATGTATCCCGACGGCTACCAGACCTTCGTCGAGGTGACCGGCGTCTCGCAGGGTATGTGCGGCGCCTCCCGCCCCGGCCACTTCCGCGGCGTAGCCACGGTCGTCGCCAAGCTGTTCGCCGCCGCCAGGCCGCACGTCGCGGTCTTCGGCGAGAAGGACTACCAGCAGCTCACGGTCCTGCGCGTCATGGCCCGCAACCTCGACTTCGGCATCGAGATCGTCGGCGCCCCCATCGTCCGCGAGCCCGACGGCCTGGCGATGAGCTCGCGCAACGCCTACCTCAAGGGCGAGGACCGCATCGCCGCCCGCTGCCTTTCCCGCGGCCTGTTCCGCGCCCGGGAGCTCTTCGCCGCCGGCGAGCGCGACGCCGCGACGCTCGTCGCCGCCGCCCGCGAGGAGATCGCCGCCGAGCCGCGCGCCGCCCTCGACTACGCCGAAGGCCGCAACCCGGATACCCTGGCCTCCCTGTCGGGGCGGGTGGATTCAATAACGATCCTGGTGGCGGCGAAAGTCGGACCGGCAAGGCTGATCGATAACATCAAATTGGGGACGTAGCTGGAAATAAACGGGCCGTCATCCCGAGAGGAGATTGACCCATGCTGAGGACGATGCTCAAGTGCAAGATCCACCGCGCTACGGTTACGGAGGCGAACCTCCATTACGAAGGGAGCATCACCGTCGACCGCTCCCTGATGGATGCCGCCGGCCTGATCGAGTATGAGCAGGTGCACATCTACGACATCGACAACGGCAACCGGTTCTCCACCTACGTCATCTCCGGGGAGCCGGGCTCGGGCGTGATCTGCCTCAACGGCGCGGCCGCCCGCATGGTCTCCAAGGGAGACCTCGTCATCATCGCCTCCTACGCGGCTTACAATGAGAATGAGCTGGAGGGGTTCCATCCGACGATGGTGTACGTGGACGAGAATAACCGGCAGAAAGTAAAAACCGCAGAACCGGGACGTTCGTGAGAACTTCCGCAGAAGCGGGACAGACCTCGGACGGGACCGTCTATGTCGCATCGCGGCTGGTCGCGGATCCGGAGTACGTGTTCGCCCCGGGCGCCGTCGCCGTCGCGAACGGAATCGTCCTTGCGGCCGGCCCGAAGGATGACATCCTCCGGATGGCCCCGTCCTCGTTCGCCGTGCGGGAGCTTCCGGGCGCGGCGATCCTTCCCGGGCTGGTCAACGCCCACACCCACCTGCAGATCCCGCGGCTCACCGACCCGGCAGGGCAGCCGCTGCCGATCCCGCCGAACTTCGTCGACTGGCTCCTCCAGGTGATCGTCTGGCGGATGCAGGCGTACCCGTCCTCGTTCGCCGGGAACTTCGCGGAGGCCACGCGGGAGGCGATCTCTTTCGGAACGACATCGGCGGGGGAGATCGCCGGGCCGGACCTGACCGTTTACTCTTCCTGCCCGCTGCGGGCGCGGGTCTTCGCGGAGGGGATCGGATTCGCCCCGGAGGCCGCCCCTGCGGTCCTCGAGGCCGTCGGCGAGTCGATCCGTCAGCTCGAAGTGCTCTCCGCCGTGAATCCGCTGCTCGCCCCCGGCGTATCGCCCCACACACTGTACACGGTGGGGGAGGGGCTGCTGCGTTCCCTGGCTGCCCTCGCCTCCGGGAAGAAGCTGCCCGTGTGCCTCCATCTGGCCGAATCGGCAGCGGAAATGGAATTCCTCTCGCGCGGGGGAGGGGAGATCGCCACGCGTCTTTATCCCTTCGTGGGGCAGGACGTCTCCTCATTCCGAGGGATCGGCCGGTCGATCCCGGGGCATCTTTCCGCCACGGGCCTTTTGCGCGAGGGGCTGCTGCTGGCGCATAATGTCCACCTTGCGGCGGGGCAGATCGACGCGCTGCGCGCGGCCGGCGCCCGGTTCGTCCTGTGCCCCCGCAGCAACGAGGCGCACGGCAACGGCGCCCCCGACGTGACGCACTTCGTCGACGCCGGCATCCCGTTCGCCCTCGGGACGGACAGCCTCGGCTCGGTGCCGGACCTCGATCTTTGGGAGGAATCCCGCCGCGCCCGCTCCCTCTACCGGGGGAAGATGGGCGACGCAGCGCTGTGCCGGGAGCTGTTCCGGGCCCTCACCGTCAACGGGGCCGCCGCGCTGGCGCTCCCCACAGGAACGCTGGCTCAGGGCGTCCCGGCGGATTTCGTCGCCGTGGACGACCCGGGGGGCGAAGGCGCCGAAATCTTCGTCCGGCTGGTCGAGGGAACGCAGCGGTCGAACGTGCGTCTCACCGTCGTCGGCGGACGCCCCGTGCACGGCGACGCCGCATAAAAGGAAGCGGGCAGGGGATGGCCGAAAAGACCGAAAAGCCCGGCGTGAAGGTGGTCGCCACGAACCGCCGCGCCCGGCACGAATACGAGATCCTCGAGACCTTCGAGTGCGGGCTGGCGCTCCAGGGCTACGAGGTGAAGTCGATCCGGGAGGGGCGGGCCAACATCGCCGACGGCTTCGCCGCCTTCCGCGACGGCGAGGTGTTCGTCGAGAACGTCCACATTACCCCGTACTCCCACGGCGACCAGCGCTTCATCGACCCGCTGCGGGTTCGCAAGCTCCTCCTTAACCGCAAGGAAATCGACTACTTGCACGGGAAGGTCAAGGAGCGCGGCTTCACCGTCATCCCGCTGAAGATGTATTTCAAGGGGCCACATGTCAAGCTGGAGGTAGGGCTGGCCCGCGGCAAGAAGCTCTACGACAAGCGCCACGACATCGCCGAACGGGACGCGAAGCGGGATATCGAGCGGGCTACCCGATCACGGGGGAAGCGGGACGCCCACAGGGACTAACAGGAAACTTTTTTTAAAAAGGATGGAACCTTTTCAGGGGAACCTGTGTCCAATATGTCAAGAGAGCTGAGATGCTCTTCTCCCCCTCCGAGAAGTTTGGCGGGTCACTTGGGTCGTACCCAGGGGCCCGCCAAACTGTTATTATGGGAAGAGTGAACGGGGGCGAAACGGTTTCGACGGGGATGTCGATGCTCCCGGGTCGCGTGCCGAGGCCCTGAACCTCGTAAAAACGGGAACTCAATAGTCGCCAACGACTATCCGTTAGCTCAGGCAGCTTAAG is part of the Thermodesulfobacteriota bacterium genome and harbors:
- the panC gene encoding pantoate--beta-alanine ligase, which codes for MELLRTPAEMRAWSDARRAAGARIGLVPTMGYLHAGHISLVHAASARGCDAVVASIFVNPAQFGPGEDYEKYPRNEAGDLAMLEAAGVSAVYLPSAADMYPDGYQTFVEVTGVSQGMCGASRPGHFRGVATVVAKLFAAARPHVAVFGEKDYQQLTVLRVMARNLDFGIEIVGAPIVREPDGLAMSSRNAYLKGEDRIAARCLSRGLFRARELFAAGERDAATLVAAAREEIAAEPRAALDYAEGRNPDTLASLSGRVDSITILVAAKVGPARLIDNIKLGT
- the smpB gene encoding SsrA-binding protein SmpB; this encodes MAEKTEKPGVKVVATNRRARHEYEILETFECGLALQGYEVKSIREGRANIADGFAAFRDGEVFVENVHITPYSHGDQRFIDPLRVRKLLLNRKEIDYLHGKVKERGFTVIPLKMYFKGPHVKLEVGLARGKKLYDKRHDIAERDAKRDIERATRSRGKRDAHRD
- the panB gene encoding 3-methyl-2-oxobutanoate hydroxymethyltransferase, with product MRKVTVLDMGAMKADAEKIVMVTAYDALFAQIFDEADTDVILVGDSLGMVVLGYPDTLNVTMEDMIRHTEAVARGRKRTLLVADMPFLSYQTSIPDAIRNAGRLIQAGAEGVKLEGGRSMEATIRAIVSCDIPVMGHIGLTPQSVHRMGGYKVQGKTDPQRERLLDDAAAVQEAGAFSVVLEGIPADLASEITSTLSIPTIGIGAGVHCDGQVLVMQDFLGMYADFKPKFVKQFGKLRQPIADAANAFAREVRDGTFPGPDHSF
- the panD gene encoding aspartate 1-decarboxylase, with the translated sequence MLRTMLKCKIHRATVTEANLHYEGSITVDRSLMDAAGLIEYEQVHIYDIDNGNRFSTYVISGEPGSGVICLNGAAARMVSKGDLVIIASYAAYNENELEGFHPTMVYVDENNRQKVKTAEPGRS
- a CDS encoding amidohydrolase family protein produces the protein MRTSAEAGQTSDGTVYVASRLVADPEYVFAPGAVAVANGIVLAAGPKDDILRMAPSSFAVRELPGAAILPGLVNAHTHLQIPRLTDPAGQPLPIPPNFVDWLLQVIVWRMQAYPSSFAGNFAEATREAISFGTTSAGEIAGPDLTVYSSCPLRARVFAEGIGFAPEAAPAVLEAVGESIRQLEVLSAVNPLLAPGVSPHTLYTVGEGLLRSLAALASGKKLPVCLHLAESAAEMEFLSRGGGEIATRLYPFVGQDVSSFRGIGRSIPGHLSATGLLREGLLLAHNVHLAAGQIDALRAAGARFVLCPRSNEAHGNGAPDVTHFVDAGIPFALGTDSLGSVPDLDLWEESRRARSLYRGKMGDAALCRELFRALTVNGAAALALPTGTLAQGVPADFVAVDDPGGEGAEIFVRLVEGTQRSNVRLTVVGGRPVHGDAA